Below is a window of Candidatus Viadribacter manganicus DNA.
CGAGCCGTTCGACGAACACCAGATCGCCGGCGTCAGCGACGCGTTTAAGCTCAAACCGATTTTCAAGCACAGGCGCAAAAAACGGCTCAAGCACAGCGCGGATGCCCGCCGGTCCCTTCACCGCACCGAAGGGCGGTGGGTTGATGTAATCGCAATCAGACGAGACCAAGTGCAAGGCTGCAGCATAGTCAGACCGCTCCATCGCTTCTAAGAACTCCAGAACAATCTGTTTTGACGCCCGCGCCATCTTTGGCTCCGCTGATTGATGCTTGCCATTGAAGCGCACCCAACATCGCTGGCGCAATTACCTCTGAGGTAACCGACATAAAGCCTCTGCAAAACGCAGCTCTGCTCGAAAGCTGGACCAGAGATTGCGTCGTTTGGCAGACTAGAATTGCCGGCTAAAATGCTAGACCAGACGCATTGCTAGGCAGGGGGAAGAACATGAAGGCGCTTCTATTGGCCGCCATGGCGGTGATTTCGATTTCAGCTTGCGCGCCCCAAGGCGATGATGAGCACGCGGATTTAGGCCAAGCGTGCACCGCCGCAGCCACGACCTCGTGGCAGGGCCTGGAAATTGAAGCCTCCACACGCGGCCCAGATTGCGCGCGCGCGGCCGTGACGTTGGTGTTTCGCGCCGCCAATTCGGGTGAAATCGCGCGCATGGAAACCCACCGCGCCATGGATGTAGCGCCGCTTGCCGCCATAAACGATGCGGCCGGCATGCAAGCAGCGCTCAGCGCCTGGATTGATCAGACAAACCCAGAATTCGCCACCAGCGCCAATCTGCCCGATTGGCAGAGCAACGCAGAAACGCCCATGCGCGGCGATTTTGCGTTCGTGCCGAGCGAAGGTACGAGCCGAGAAGCCTATGATGTGCTGCGCGCGCGATCGGCCCCGCTATTTTGTTACGTCCGGGGCCTGGAGAGCATCAACTGCCTGGCGCTCGTCGACGGCGAGCTCGATAGCATCGGCGTGCAGACGTTCCCGGGTTGAGGCAAAGTCCGTTTCGATCACGCCTTCGATCGCGCCTTGGCTGCGCCGCCACGAGCGGCGCTGGGTGATGTTCACGCCGCGCCCTGTCCTGCGGCGCGGCAAAATTCAGCGGTGCGAAAATTGCGCCGGGACTTCGACCCGAAAACAAGCGCCGCCGCGCGCTGCACAGGAGGCCCTGACCTCCCCGCCCAGCAATCTGGCCAGACGTTGGCTGAGCGCAAGCCCAAGACCCATACCCTCAAAGTAGCGCGTCTTGGCGCTCTCGGGTTGACTGAAGGGCTCAAACAAATTCTGCAAGCGGTTAGGATCTAAACTGACGCCATCGTCCTCAATTTCGATCACCAGCCAATTTAAGCCCTCAGAAATCTTCTGGGATATGCGCACCTCGATATGGCCGTTCACCGTGGATTGGGCCGCATTCAAGAGCAGTCCTCGCAGACAAAGACTGAGCTTGTCGCCATCGCTCAACCAAACCCCTGGCGGGGTGGTGTCGACAATGCTGATCTCATCGCCATTGGCGCGCACGAGCTGATCGACTGCATCGATCGCCTCTTGCACCAACTCCGTCGGCTGGCATTCATCAAGCTCAACCGCGAGCTTTCCCGCATCGATCGCTGCAAGCTTTAGAACGTCATTGATCATCGTGCGCAACTTCAGCGCCGCCTCAAGCACGCGCCGATTGTCCCCCGCCTTGTCGCCGGCGCCATTATGGTCGGCGTCCTCAATCAACATTTCGCTATAGCCAATGATGGCATTAAGCGGCGTGCGCAATTCATGACTGACATTGGCCATGAACTCAGATTTTGAGCGGGACACTTCCTCGGCGGCCGCCTGCCCTTGGCGCGCATCGTTGGCGCGATTGGCCGCTTCGATGAGCAGTGCGCTGGATTTTCCAACAACGGCGCGAAAGTTAGCGACCGAAAGGCTCGCCGCCAGAGCAAGCAAGGTCATCATCGCCGCGTTCCAGAACGAGACCTCCTCCATGCGCATCCAATCATTGGGCGCAGATCCCAACGTTTCATAACTGGATGGCGGCAAAAGCTCGCGTCCAAAGTGAAGCCCCGCATAGGTCAAGGTCACGACCAAGACCCAAATCATGCCCACCCGCACGCCCAGCAACAACGAGCCCAGCAACGGCACTAATATGAGAAAGAACGAGGTTGTCGATACAACACCGCCCAGCGCCCCAGCCGTCAAAGTCACCACCGAATAGAGTGTGACAAGGTAGCCCTGGCAGAGCAGGTCAAGATTGATTTTGGAACGGAGCGCTAAATACGGGAAAGGCGCAAACGCAAACGGGGTGAGCGCGCAAAGAAACGCCACAAACGGGCGACCGCCAATGACACTGGCGTTGGTCAGCACAACCCAAACGCTTGCGATGATGATCGTCAGCAAAGCTGTGAGGGTTAAGAGCCGCTTACGCGTCTCATGAAGCAAAGAAGCGTCAGATCTGGCGGCGCCGGATAATCGGTCCCATACCGCGTCGAGATAGGCATCCATGCCACATGCACTAGCGTATCAAGCCTAAAGAGGCCCAAACACCGAAGGGCGCCTGCAGTCTTCTTGCGCCCGCCTATCGGGGCCGCCGATCTGCACGCCGCCGGCAAAGTCGCGCAAGGCCAAAGCGCCCGATGCTGCGAGCAAGGCGCGCAACTGCAATTACCCCGACATTTACCAAGTCTCGCACCGGCCAGCGCTCATAACCCGGAGCGGTGGCATTGGCCCTAAAACCTAGGTCGCAAACCGGGCGCTAAGGCGGGTCAATTCTGCAAGCACGGCGGTGCGGAGCGCCGGACTATTTGAGATCGCCGCCGATCTTAGCGCCACCATAGCTTCCAAATGCACCCGCACCGCTTGGCGCGGCACCAAAAGCAAACTTTCCGCAGACAATAAGCTGCACAGCGAATGTGCAACCCGGCTGACTTCAGTCAAACCAAACGCCCCCGCCTCGGCAAAGATCTCATCGCTGATCGGATAACAGGACGCCAGATCGTCCAAATTATCGTTCGCAGTCAAACTCTGCAGTTTGGCGATCTTGGCGTCGATAGCGGCCATGCCATCGTCGCGCATCATCTCGATGTTCGCAGACGCCTGCTCAAGCGCGGCGCCTATTTTTATCCCGCCCGGCTCGCCGATGAGATCGCGCAGGCTAACTTCCGGATAGAAACGTCGCACAACACTCATAACATCACACGCTGCGGCTTGATCATAGCATCGACCTCGTCTTGAGACAGATTGGGCTCACTGGCCTCGCCCAATGGCGTTCTGAGATCGGAATTTCGCCGCCCGTCGCTGCCATCGGGCGGACCTTCATATTTAAAGCGCCGATCCGGCCCGATATATTTGCCGACCTCAACGAACGGGCGCTTGTCGCGCGCCACCCACATAAGACGCTGCAACAATGTCGTCGGCGACAACGGCTTTGAGACGATGAAATTGGCGCCGGTGTCGCGCCCGCGTGCGATGTCTGATTTGCGTAAATGGCCCGCCACCAACAGCACCGGCACATAAGCCGAGCGGCCGCCCGAATGACGCAATGAGGAAATAAACTGATAGCCAGCGCCGTCGCCGACCCTTGGATCAATGACGATCAAATCGACTTTTCGATGCGACAAATGCTTTTCCGCATCGGCGATCTTGTCAAAACGGCTAATCGCCGAAACGCCAAAGCCCTTCAGAATCTGCGAGGTGACATCCAGAGCGTGGGCGCTGCTTTCGATCACCATGACGGCGACTTTTGAAAGATTGATCTTAGCATTGGGATCAAGGTTGCTCATAAAACCTCCCACCCCTCTTCGTAGAATTCGCTGTCTTCACCGGCCAAGCGAGCGCGCACATCGCCAAGCGTTATCCGCGCCAGCGCCTCGGCGACGCCAATGCGTGCTGCAACCGGGGCCAATCGGCTGAGCTCGCCGGTATAATCGCGCAGCGCCGCAATCTGCTGCAGCATGGCATCAAGATTTTGCAGCTCCGACACGACCCGTTCGTCGACATTGGCCTGAACCGCAACCGCACAGATCGCGCCCTCAATCCGCAGACCCAAAACGCGAATGCGCTCCAATTCATTGGCGAGCAGCGCGCAGACTTCTCCAATCCCCATCTCGTCGCTGGCGTGGGGCTCAGCATCTAAAAGAGCTTCGCGCGCGCCCATCAAAAGAGCTCCACCGAGCCGGCCGCATCATTGACCGGCGCTGGGCTGCGCCGGCGTTCGGCTGAGAACGCTTCAACATGCGTCGAGGCCAACAGCATCTGACCTGCACGCCCGCTGGTTGGCCAAAACCGCACGCGGCGCGCCTGGGCGCCGCCTAAGCTTTGCGCGGTGCAGGCAATGCGCTCCATGCTCAAAAACCGGAGGGCAAATTCTGCATTCTTTTGACCGACATCGGAAAGATTATGAACAACATGCGCGCCGCCAAAAAGCTTGGCTTGTAAACGCGTGCGCTGAGCTCCCTGTTGCAAAAGCCCGTTGATCAAAAGCTCCATGGCGTTGACGCCATATTTCATTTCTTCGCCAACGCCCTCTTCCTCGCCCGGCAACAGAAAATGGTTCATGCCGCCGACTTCGGCGATGGGGTCCCAAAGACAGGTGGCGACGCACGATCCTAAAATCGTCGTCAACATCACCTGCGGATCGCGCACGATCATGTATTCGCCTTGCACGACATGAATGACGCGCTGGCGCGAAGTGGAAGAAGCAGCGCTTGTCATGTCAAAGGCCCAAACACTTCTTCGATCTTCTGGCGAAGCTGGGCCGGCGAAAACGGCTTGGTGATGTAATTGTTGACGCCAAATTGCTGGGCTCTTTGCACCAGATCTTTGTCGGCCCGACCGGTCAGCATGATGAAGGCGGATTTTTTTGTCGCCTCATGTGCGCGCACAGCGCGCAAGAACCCCAAACCGTCAAGCTTGGGCATATTAAAATCCGAGATCACAAGGTGCGAGGGACGCACCATCAAGGATTTGAAACCCTCTTCGCCATCGGCGGCGTCTTCGATGTCGCGAAAGCCGATCTCCTGCAGCGCTGAGCGAATGAGCGCCCGCATCGTCATTTGATCGTCGACAACCAGGACCTTGATTTGAGTGGCCGCAGGCATCTTAAGCCGCTCCCTTGAGTTCAAGCGCGCAAAGATCGAGCGCCGCTGGACCAATGGCGCCAAGCGGCAATTGACGCTCGACAGCGCCAAGCTCGAACGCCGCGCGCGGCATGCCATAAACAACGCTGGTTGCTTCATTCTGGCCGATCGTGGCCGCGCCCGCTTCGCGCATCGCCTTTAAACCTTTTGCCCCGTCAGCGCCCATGCCGGTCAAAATCACACCGACGGCGCGCTTGCCAAATTGCGCGCACACAGAAGCGAAAAGAACATCGACCGATGGTCGGTGACCATTGACCGGACCTGCCTCAACTAACCGACAGCGCGGATTGGCGCCGCCGACCGCTTCAAGGTGCGCTGCCCCGCCAGGGGCCAAATAGACATGGCCAGGCAAGATCGGCGCGCCATCAACCGCTTCACGCACCTGCGGGGCGCACAACCGATCAAGCCGGGCGGCGAAACTTGTGGTGAAGCTTGCCGGCATGTGTTGGGTGATAAGCGTTGGCGGGCAATTTTCCGGAAAGCTCGAGAGCATCGTCAGCAAGGCTTCAACCCCGCCGGTTGATGAGCCGATGGCTAAAATACGCGATGAAGGGCGATATCCGTTCGGTCGCTTGGGCGCCTGGGCCACATGATCGCCGAGCGGGCGCACCCGCGCCCGCGCTGCAGCTTTGACCTTTTCACAAAGATCGTGGAAATCAGGCTTGCCGACACAATCAACCGCGCCAATTTCAAGCGCCTGGATCGAGATCGCAGCGCCCTGCTGGGTCAAAGTCGAGACCATGATCACCGGCGTTGGCCGCAGCCGCATGATCTTTTCAAGAAACTCGATGCCGCTCATGTGCGGCATCTCAACATCCAGCGTCACCACGTCTGGATTGAGCTCTTTGATCGCCTGACGTGCTTCAAGCGGGTCACCTGCCTCACCGACAACAAGGATTTCGCTGTCCTTCGACAAGACGCGCCGGATGAGGCCACGGATCGTGGCAGAATCATCAACGATAAGCACACGCACCGCACTCATGGGCGCGCTCCGGCCAACTTATAAATTGTAAGACCGGCGCTTTCAAAACCCGGGACATCAATGCGCTCGGAATGGCCGATATAAACTCGTCCATCCTCGTGAAGCGAAGATTTGAACCGGTTCCACAAGAAGGCTTGGGTGGCGTCCTCAAAATAGATGACGACGTTGCGGCAGAATATGACGTCAAAGCGACCCTTCATCGGCCAATCGCCAATGAGATTGAGTTCTTTAAAACGCACCAAAGCGCGCGCCTCATCACTGATGCGCCAAGATTGGCCGTCGCCTTGGCGCTCAAACCAACGCTCGCGCATATTGGCGCCGATCGGCGATATCGCCTCGGTTGAATAAATCCCGGCCCGCCCGCGCGCGACCACGTTAGGATCAATGTCGGTTGCAAGGATGCGCACATCGTAGCGGCCAAGCTCGGGCGCCAGCGCCAAAAGTGTGAGCGCCATCGAATAAGGTTCTTCGCCGCTTGAGCAGGCCGCTGACCAGAGCCGCACCCGGGCGCCGGCTTTGGCCGCCGCCACAAGACGCGGGCCAATCTCGGTCCTTAAATGTTCAAAATGATGCGGCTCGCGGAAAAAGCGCGTCACATTGGTGGTGAGCGCTGCGATCATTTCATGGCTTTCGCGCGCGCCCTCTTCAGATTGGATGAAGCTGCAATACTCATCAAAGCTCGCCAAGCCGAGCTTGCGCAAGCGCTTGGCCAGACGCGAATAGACCAAAGTGGCTTTACCGGGCGAGAGTGAAATGCCCGAGACTTCACGCAGATGGCCTGCGATCTGCTCGAAGTTGCGAGCCGTGAGCTTGTACTCGCCTTCAATCAGCGAGCTTTTGCGTGAGGAATGCGCTAAAGCGGTCATGCTGCGCTCGCGAGCTCTTCGGCCGGCAAGATGTCATCAAGCGCGATCCAAGAACTCATCCGCCCATCTTGGGTGATGATGCCTTGCACAAATCTCGAGACCGTGTCGCAACCGACATTCGGCGTTGGCTGCACCGAAGCGCGCTCAGTCGCCAAAATCTCCGACACCGCATCGACCAAAAGTCCGACAAGACGCGTGCCGATGTGCACCACGATGATGACGCTGCGCGCATCAGGCGCGGCCGCGCCCAGACCCAATCTTGCTTTCAAATCCAAAATCGGCAGCACCGCGCCGCGCAGATTGATGACCCCGCGCACGAAAGGCGGCGAATGGGGCAAAGATGTCGCCGGCGTCCAGCCGCGAATTTCACGCACCGCCATGATGTCGAGGCAATATTCTTGCTCACCGACGCGGAACGAAATCAGCTCCAGCATATCGCTTCCCAGATCCATATTGCTCATCCGATCAACTCGCTTTGGCCAAATTTGCATGACGCTCAATCAGGCGCTTTTCGACCAGAGCCTCAACATCAACGATGAGCGCAACGCTGCCATCGCCAAGAATGGTGGCCGCTGCAATGCCGCTGATGCGCTGATAATTGGCCTCAAGACTTTTGATCACCACTTGGCGCTGGCCTTGAATATTGTCGGCAACGAGCGCGGCTCGGCCGATGCCTTCGCATTCAACCAAGAGCACAACCCCCTCGCAGGCAAAGATCGGCGTCGTGCGCAAGCCGAGCGCAACGCCAATATCAATGAGCGGCACGTGCGCGCCGCGCACCGCCAGCACCGCGCCAGTTGGGCCGAGCGCACGCACGTCCTCGGGCTTGGGACGCAAGGTCTCAACGATCGCCGTCAACGGCGCGACCAAGGTTTGATCGCCGGCCGTGATCACCATGCCGTCCAGCACCGCCAAAGTGAGCGGCAGCGATAAAGTAAAGGTCGAGCCCTTGCCGGGAACCGAGCTTATCGAAATGCGCCCGCCCAAGGCCTGGATCGAGCGCTTGACCACATCCATGCCAACGCCGCGACCGGATATGTTCGAGACCGCCGAGGCGGTCGAAAAACCAGGCAAGAAGATCAAATTGTCGATTTCATCATCGGACAAATTAGCGTCAGCCGCGATCAGGCCTCGGTTGACCGCAAGTTCTCGCACACGCGTGCGATTAATGCCTTTGCCGTCATCTGAAACTTCAATGACGATGCGTCCTGAACGATGCTGGGCGCTTAGGCGCACAATGCCTTCGCCGGGCTTGCCGGCCGCGAGCCGCTCGGCCGGCGTTTCAACGCCGTGATCGATCGCATTGCGCAACATGTGGGTGATTGGATCTGAAAGGCGCTCGATAATGGTCTTGTCGACTTCAGTCGCCTCGCCTTCCATCACCAGACGGATTTCTTTGCCGGTCGAACTTGCAACCTCGCGCGCCAGACGCGGCATGCGTTGAAACACCGATTTCACGGGCTGGGCACGGATCGCCATGACGCAATCTTGAATCTCGCGCGTCAGCTGCTCGAGTTCATCCAAGCCGATCGAGACATGCGAGCGGCCGCTGGCGTCTTGTTCTGCAACGCGCTGGGCCAGCATCGCCTGATTGACGACAAGCTCGCCAACAAGATCGATGAGCCGGTCAACACGCGCCAGATCAACCCGGATGGTGGCGCCGGTCTGGGCGCTTTGGGGAACGTTGCGGCCGCTTGCATCGGCGGGCGCTGCCTTCTCCTCGGCCTCTGCCATAATCGCCGCGCTTGAGTCTAAGCTCTTAGACAAAGCAGGCAAGTCGGGCCCGATCGACTTGTCTTGGGCGCTCAATGCAAGCTCTGCGATTGGCGCAGCGCCATAGGTTTGGGCGCCCGCATTCGCGCCTTGGTCTAGGCTCGAAGCACGCGAGAGTTCGATCGGGCAATCATCGCCGACAAAATCAAACACCTCACGGATGGCCTCTTCACTGAGATGGCTCGCCAAGTCGACGATCCAGAAAAGCGCTGGCGCTTCTGGATCCATATCCTCAAACGAAAACCCGTCATTGGCGCAACATGTGACGTTGATCTCGCCAAGGCGCGCAAGCTCGCGCAAAAACAAAACCGCATCATGGCCCTTGGCGTACATCGCTGCATGCGGGCGCATGCAAAGCCGCCATTGCGCCGGCGCCGCAGCTTCCGCCAGCGGCTCAAGATCGACGCCCACCGGCTCATCAAAACTGAACTTTACCGGCGCAAATCCCCATTCATCGACGCCGGCTGCCGGCGCTGGCTCAACGTGTGCAGAAGACTTGCCTTCGAGCGCGGTCAATGCCGCCAGCTCTTGCGACATCGTCTGCGTACGCGCCTCATCGATCGCGCCTTGCCCCTTTGCCGCAAGCACATGATCGGCAAGGATGTCAGAGGCGCGCAGCATCGTCTTGATGACGTCAGGGTTGGGCTCGAGCGCGCCCGATCGCATGGCGTCAAGCGCGGTCTCAAAGACATGCGCAAACTCAACCATGGCCTCATAGCCAAAGGCGCCGGCGCCGCCCTTGACCGAGTGCACGGCGCGAAACACCGCATTGATGGTCTCATTGTCGCCGCCGCCGCCGGCAAGCGCCAACAAGCCCTCTTCAAGGCTCGCTAAAAGCTCGTCGCACTCTTGAAAATAAGTGGCGCGGATCGCATCAAGCGGGTCCATAATATCGATCCCTTAAGCCGAAACCCGCCGGATGACGTCGATCAAGGTGTCGGCTTTGAAGGGCTTGACGATCCAGCCGGTCGCGCCCGCATCACGCGCCCGCGCCTTCTTTTCAGCGCTGCTTTCCGTCGACAAGACGATGATTGGCGTTGCCCGATAAGTATCGTCGCGGCGCACGCCTTCGATAAAGCCATAGCCGTCAAGATTGGGCATGTTGATGTCGGTGATGATGACATCAGGACGCGCATCGGTGAGCGCGCGCAGACCATCTTGGCCGTCTTCGGCCTGGACCACGTTGAAGCCGGCGCCGTTCAGCACCATCAGCAACATTTCGCGCATCATGCGCGAATCATCGACCGTCAGTATCGTCTTCGTCATCACGCAGCCTCGCGCCAAAGAAGTTCGCTGCACGCCATAAGAGTGGCGCTCTCACTAAAAGCCGCGGACGGATCAACCACCGACCAGGCAAGGCCATCCCGCTTCCAGCTTTGCTGCGCCGCCAATAGGATCTGCACGCAAAGCCCGCCCATGCGCTCGACACAGCTTGCATCGATCACAAGCTCTTGGCCTTTAAAGCTCGCAAGTTCGGCATAAAGCGGCGCAGCGGCGCGAAGATCCAGCACCGGGCCAAGTTCAACACGCGCCATTAGAATTCCTGCCAATCATCATCGCCCTTGAGCGCAGCGCCGCCATGGCTGGCAAATTGCGCCACGCGCTGGCGTTGTTGCAGCACCGCTGGACGCGCTGGCGTTTTGGTCTTGGAAACGCTTGGCGCTGGCCCCGCCCCGACTTGGAAGCGCGAGATCAATCCAACCAACTCTTCGGCTTCTTGGGTCAATGAATGGCTGGCGGCGGTCGATTGTTCGACCATCGCCGCGTTCTGCTGGGTGACCTGATCCATCTGATTGATGGCGGTGTTGACCTGGGCCAAGGCGGTGGCTTGCTCTTGGGCAGAAGCTGCAATCTCAGAGACAAGACCATTGATCTCGTTCACCTTGAAGACGATCTCGCCCAAGGCTTTGCCGGCCTCACCGACAAGCTCAACGCCGGTCTCGACATGTTGCGAGCTTGCCGAAATGAGATCTTTGATCTCCTTGGCGGCATTGGAAGATCGTTGCGCCAAGGCGCGCACTTCTGAGGCGACGACGGCAAAGCCGCGCCCGGCATCTCCGGCCCGCGCCGCCTCAACACCAGCATTGAGCGCCAGCAAATTGGTCTGGAAGGCGATCTCATCGATAACGCCGATGATCTGCGAGATCTGCTTTGAAGACTTTTCAATCTCGGCCATTGCCGCGACCGTCTGCTGAACAACTTGGCCTGAAGCCTCAGCATTCGAGCGCGTCGTCGCCACCACCTGATTGGCTTGCTTGGAGCCTTCAGCCGTCTTGCGCACGGTTGCTGTGATTTCATCAAGCGCGGCAGCCGTCTCTTCCAAGCTTGCCGCCTGCTGCTCAGTACGACGTGACAAATCATCAGAGGCCTGGCCGATTTCACCGGCGCCGCTTCTGATGCCGCCGGCATTGACGACAATGGTCTTCATCGCCTCTTGAAGCTTGCCGATTGCATCGTTGAAATCGGTCTGAAGCTTGCGATAGGCGCCTGGCACTTCGCCCGAAAGGCGGAA
It encodes the following:
- a CDS encoding limonene-1,2-epoxide hydrolase family protein, with the protein product MARASKQIVLEFLEAMERSDYAAALHLVSSDCDYINPPPFGAVKGPAGIRAVLEPFFAPVLENRFELKRVADAGDLVFVERLDRHRLHDKWVELPVTGVFEVKAGLITYWRDYFDVATIMSEWPPLA
- a CDS encoding sensor histidine kinase, with the protein product MDAYLDAVWDRLSGAARSDASLLHETRKRLLTLTALLTIIIASVWVVLTNASVIGGRPFVAFLCALTPFAFAPFPYLALRSKINLDLLCQGYLVTLYSVVTLTAGALGGVVSTTSFFLILVPLLGSLLLGVRVGMIWVLVVTLTYAGLHFGRELLPPSSYETLGSAPNDWMRMEEVSFWNAAMMTLLALAASLSVANFRAVVGKSSALLIEAANRANDARQGQAAAEEVSRSKSEFMANVSHELRTPLNAIIGYSEMLIEDADHNGAGDKAGDNRRVLEAALKLRTMINDVLKLAAIDAGKLAVELDECQPTELVQEAIDAVDQLVRANGDEISIVDTTPPGVWLSDGDKLSLCLRGLLLNAAQSTVNGHIEVRISQKISEGLNWLVIEIEDDGVSLDPNRLQNLFEPFSQPESAKTRYFEGMGLGLALSQRLARLLGGEVRASCAARGGACFRVEVPAQFSHR
- a CDS encoding response regulator; this translates as MSNLDPNAKINLSKVAVMVIESSAHALDVTSQILKGFGVSAISRFDKIADAEKHLSHRKVDLIVIDPRVGDGAGYQFISSLRHSGGRSAYVPVLLVAGHLRKSDIARGRDTGANFIVSKPLSPTTLLQRLMWVARDKRPFVEVGKYIGPDRRFKYEGPPDGSDGRRNSDLRTPLGEASEPNLSQDEVDAMIKPQRVML
- a CDS encoding chemotaxis protein CheD, producing the protein MTSAASSTSRQRVIHVVQGEYMIVRDPQVMLTTILGSCVATCLWDPIAEVGGMNHFLLPGEEEGVGEEMKYGVNAMELLINGLLQQGAQRTRLQAKLFGGAHVVHNLSDVGQKNAEFALRFLSMERIACTAQSLGGAQARRVRFWPTSGRAGQMLLASTHVEAFSAERRRSPAPVNDAAGSVELF
- a CDS encoding response regulator, with the translated sequence MPAATQIKVLVVDDQMTMRALIRSALQEIGFRDIEDAADGEEGFKSLMVRPSHLVISDFNMPKLDGLGFLRAVRAHEATKKSAFIMLTGRADKDLVQRAQQFGVNNYITKPFSPAQLRQKIEEVFGPLT
- a CDS encoding protein-glutamate methylesterase/protein-glutamine glutaminase produces the protein MSAVRVLIVDDSATIRGLIRRVLSKDSEILVVGEAGDPLEARQAIKELNPDVVTLDVEMPHMSGIEFLEKIMRLRPTPVIMVSTLTQQGAAISIQALEIGAVDCVGKPDFHDLCEKVKAAARARVRPLGDHVAQAPKRPNGYRPSSRILAIGSSTGGVEALLTMLSSFPENCPPTLITQHMPASFTTSFAARLDRLCAPQVREAVDGAPILPGHVYLAPGGAAHLEAVGGANPRCRLVEAGPVNGHRPSVDVLFASVCAQFGKRAVGVILTGMGADGAKGLKAMREAGAATIGQNEATSVVYGMPRAAFELGAVERQLPLGAIGPAALDLCALELKGAA
- a CDS encoding CheR family methyltransferase yields the protein MTALAHSSRKSSLIEGEYKLTARNFEQIAGHLREVSGISLSPGKATLVYSRLAKRLRKLGLASFDEYCSFIQSEEGARESHEMIAALTTNVTRFFREPHHFEHLRTEIGPRLVAAAKAGARVRLWSAACSSGEEPYSMALTLLALAPELGRYDVRILATDIDPNVVARGRAGIYSTEAISPIGANMRERWFERQGDGQSWRISDEARALVRFKELNLIGDWPMKGRFDVIFCRNVVIYFEDATQAFLWNRFKSSLHEDGRVYIGHSERIDVPGFESAGLTIYKLAGARP
- a CDS encoding chemotaxis protein CheW, translated to MSNMDLGSDMLELISFRVGEQEYCLDIMAVREIRGWTPATSLPHSPPFVRGVINLRGAVLPILDLKARLGLGAAAPDARSVIIVVHIGTRLVGLLVDAVSEILATERASVQPTPNVGCDTVSRFVQGIITQDGRMSSWIALDDILPAEELASAA
- a CDS encoding chemotaxis protein CheA; this encodes MDPLDAIRATYFQECDELLASLEEGLLALAGGGGDNETINAVFRAVHSVKGGAGAFGYEAMVEFAHVFETALDAMRSGALEPNPDVIKTMLRASDILADHVLAAKGQGAIDEARTQTMSQELAALTALEGKSSAHVEPAPAAGVDEWGFAPVKFSFDEPVGVDLEPLAEAAAPAQWRLCMRPHAAMYAKGHDAVLFLRELARLGEINVTCCANDGFSFEDMDPEAPALFWIVDLASHLSEEAIREVFDFVGDDCPIELSRASSLDQGANAGAQTYGAAPIAELALSAQDKSIGPDLPALSKSLDSSAAIMAEAEEKAAPADASGRNVPQSAQTGATIRVDLARVDRLIDLVGELVVNQAMLAQRVAEQDASGRSHVSIGLDELEQLTREIQDCVMAIRAQPVKSVFQRMPRLAREVASSTGKEIRLVMEGEATEVDKTIIERLSDPITHMLRNAIDHGVETPAERLAAGKPGEGIVRLSAQHRSGRIVIEVSDDGKGINRTRVRELAVNRGLIAADANLSDDEIDNLIFLPGFSTASAVSNISGRGVGMDVVKRSIQALGGRISISSVPGKGSTFTLSLPLTLAVLDGMVITAGDQTLVAPLTAIVETLRPKPEDVRALGPTGAVLAVRGAHVPLIDIGVALGLRTTPIFACEGVVLLVECEGIGRAALVADNIQGQRQVVIKSLEANYQRISGIAAATILGDGSVALIVDVEALVEKRLIERHANLAKAS
- a CDS encoding response regulator, whose translation is MTKTILTVDDSRMMREMLLMVLNGAGFNVVQAEDGQDGLRALTDARPDVIITDINMPNLDGYGFIEGVRRDDTYRATPIIVLSTESSAEKKARARDAGATGWIVKPFKADTLIDVIRRVSA
- a CDS encoding STAS domain-containing protein; translated protein: MARVELGPVLDLRAAAPLYAELASFKGQELVIDASCVERMGGLCVQILLAAQQSWKRDGLAWSVVDPSAAFSESATLMACSELLWREAA